One stretch of Microbacterium terrae DNA includes these proteins:
- a CDS encoding permease, whose translation MPRTEPRTARLAPSASARVLAGLGLGAAFLALLVLIDLLAPTLFEASLPTRAQDGLTLAISVLIESLPFVALGVVLSIVVQVWVPPGVIERWMPRAPWARRAVLSLLGMVVPVCECGNVPFARGLLMRGFSVPETLTFLIAAPIVNPIVIITTHQAFGFDDGILIARLLGGYAIANLIGWLYSRHPSPDALLTDRFRETCDLVVHEPGGRWRRSLAQFVIELRAVMPALVIGSALAGAVQVLVPRDALLAIGSNPALSIVAMIVLAMVVSICSNVDSFFALSFASTFTPGSIVAFLLVGPLVDVKMLALLRTTFTTRTLVGLSAVVILAAFAIGAAVNLIV comes from the coding sequence GTGCCGCGCACTGAGCCGCGCACCGCTCGGCTCGCCCCGTCGGCGTCCGCGCGCGTGCTCGCGGGGCTGGGGCTCGGTGCAGCCTTCCTCGCGCTCCTGGTGCTGATCGACCTGCTCGCGCCGACGCTCTTCGAAGCCTCGCTCCCCACGCGCGCGCAGGACGGTCTCACCCTCGCGATCAGCGTGCTGATCGAGTCGCTGCCGTTCGTCGCCCTCGGCGTGGTGCTGTCGATCGTCGTGCAGGTGTGGGTGCCGCCCGGCGTGATCGAGCGATGGATGCCGCGCGCGCCCTGGGCGCGCCGCGCCGTTCTGTCGCTGCTCGGCATGGTCGTGCCCGTGTGCGAGTGCGGCAACGTGCCCTTCGCCCGCGGACTCCTCATGCGCGGGTTCTCGGTGCCCGAGACCCTCACCTTCCTGATCGCCGCACCGATCGTGAACCCGATCGTCATCATCACCACCCACCAGGCGTTCGGCTTCGACGACGGCATCCTCATCGCCCGCCTCCTCGGCGGATACGCGATCGCGAACCTCATCGGCTGGCTGTACAGCCGGCATCCGTCGCCCGATGCGCTGCTCACCGACCGGTTCCGCGAGACGTGCGACCTCGTCGTCCACGAGCCGGGCGGCCGCTGGCGCCGCAGCCTCGCGCAGTTCGTCATCGAGCTGCGCGCCGTGATGCCCGCTCTCGTCATCGGCTCGGCGCTCGCCGGCGCCGTGCAGGTGCTCGTGCCGCGCGACGCGCTGCTGGCGATCGGGTCGAACCCGGCGCTGTCGATCGTCGCGATGATCGTGCTCGCGATGGTCGTGTCGATCTGCTCGAACGTCGACTCGTTCTTCGCGCTGTCGTTCGCCTCGACGTTCACGCCCGGGTCGATCGTCGCCTTCCTGCTGGTCGGACCCCTCGTCGACGTGAAGATGCTGGCCCTGCTGCGCACGACGTTCACCACCCGCACGCTGGTAGGCCTCTCGGCCGTCGTGATCCTCGCCGCGTTCGCGATCGGAGCGGCGGTGAACCTCATTGTCTAG
- the rpsN gene encoding 30S ribosomal protein S14 encodes MAKKSKIARNEQRKVVVDRYAAKRAELKKALVSPTSTDEEREAARVGLQKLPRNASPVRLRNRDVIDGRPRGHLSKFGISRVRFRDMAHRGELPGVTKSSW; translated from the coding sequence ATGGCTAAGAAGAGCAAGATCGCGCGCAACGAGCAGCGCAAGGTTGTCGTCGACCGCTACGCCGCGAAGCGCGCCGAGCTGAAGAAGGCGCTCGTGTCGCCGACCTCGACCGACGAGGAGCGCGAGGCCGCTCGCGTGGGCCTGCAGAAGCTGCCCCGCAACGCGTCGCCCGTGCGCCTGCGCAACCGCGATGTCATCGACGGTCGCCCCCGTGGCCACCTGTCGAAGTTCGGCATCTCGCGCGTTCGCTTCCGCGACATGGCCCACCGTGGCGAGCTGCCCGGTGTGACCAAGTCGAGCTGGTAA
- a CDS encoding MFS transporter — protein sequence MGRWFVLLLLGVSQFVMVLDSTVMNVSISTVAEDLGTDISGMQAAITFYALTMAAFMLTGGKLGDKWGRSTAFRIGSVIYGIGSLTTALAPDLTVLLLGWSLVEGLGAVLVIPAIAALAAINYTGRERVIAFAALGAITGLAAAAGPLIGGLVTTYASWRYVFVAETVVMVLVLIVSGRIKDVPGNRALRIDLLSVVLSAAGMGLLVYGILQSKTWGWIVPLDPPVVGGVTIAPFGISPVAYLVLLGILVLWLFIRRQRHLEAAGRVPLLRVSLLRITALRSGLTMFMAQYFAIAALFFVVPVYLQTILGYDALQTGLKILPLSVGLIIFSMLGSRLSTVHAARHLGRIGQLTMAGGLALVFIAVQPDLAGWLFAAGMFVVGAGFGLLASQLGNVNMSAVTDDDTSEVGGLQGTFQNLGSSFGTAIVGSVFILMLTTGFAGAVAASPDVPDDVRADVVSAVETGAPIVSEQQAEQALTDAGVPAEHAAEIAQLYADTQLDSLRQALFLVFALTVLGALLSRGLPSTIAPTAEPKVTGAESGTTR from the coding sequence ATGGGCCGCTGGTTCGTTCTGCTCCTGCTGGGAGTCTCGCAGTTCGTCATGGTGCTCGACAGCACGGTCATGAACGTGTCGATCTCGACCGTCGCCGAGGATCTCGGCACCGACATCTCGGGCATGCAGGCGGCGATCACGTTCTACGCGCTCACCATGGCCGCGTTCATGCTGACCGGCGGCAAGCTGGGCGACAAGTGGGGCAGGTCGACGGCGTTCCGCATCGGCTCGGTGATCTACGGCATCGGCTCGCTCACCACGGCGCTCGCCCCCGACCTCACCGTGCTGCTGCTCGGCTGGTCGCTCGTCGAGGGCCTCGGCGCAGTGCTCGTCATCCCGGCCATCGCCGCCCTCGCCGCCATCAACTACACCGGCCGCGAGCGGGTGATCGCCTTCGCCGCGCTCGGCGCGATCACCGGGCTCGCCGCGGCCGCCGGACCGCTCATCGGCGGGCTCGTCACGACCTACGCCTCGTGGCGGTACGTGTTCGTCGCCGAGACCGTCGTGATGGTGCTCGTGCTGATCGTCTCGGGCCGCATCAAAGACGTGCCGGGCAACCGCGCGCTGCGCATCGATCTGCTGAGCGTGGTGCTGTCGGCGGCGGGCATGGGGCTGCTCGTCTACGGCATCCTGCAGTCCAAGACCTGGGGCTGGATCGTGCCGCTCGACCCGCCCGTCGTCGGCGGGGTCACGATCGCACCGTTCGGCATCTCACCGGTCGCCTACCTGGTGCTCCTCGGCATCCTCGTGCTGTGGCTGTTCATCCGTCGCCAGCGTCACCTCGAGGCTGCCGGTCGCGTGCCGCTGCTGCGGGTGAGCCTGCTGCGGATCACCGCGCTGCGCAGCGGCCTGACCATGTTCATGGCGCAGTACTTCGCGATCGCGGCGCTGTTCTTCGTCGTTCCGGTGTACCTGCAGACGATCCTCGGGTACGACGCGCTGCAGACCGGGCTGAAGATCCTTCCGCTCTCCGTCGGGCTGATCATCTTCTCGATGCTCGGGTCGCGGCTGTCGACGGTGCACGCCGCGCGTCACCTCGGCCGCATCGGCCAGCTCACCATGGCCGGCGGCCTCGCACTCGTCTTCATCGCCGTGCAGCCCGACCTCGCGGGCTGGCTGTTCGCGGCGGGCATGTTCGTCGTGGGGGCCGGGTTCGGTCTGCTCGCGTCGCAGCTGGGGAACGTCAACATGTCGGCCGTCACCGACGACGACACGTCCGAGGTGGGCGGACTCCAGGGCACGTTCCAGAACCTGGGCTCGTCGTTCGGCACCGCGATCGTCGGCTCGGTGTTCATCCTCATGCTGACCACCGGGTTCGCCGGGGCGGTCGCGGCGAGCCCCGACGTGCCCGACGACGTGCGCGCCGACGTGGTGAGCGCCGTCGAGACCGGTGCGCCGATCGTCTCGGAGCAGCAGGCCGAGCAGGCGCTCACCGACGCCGGGGTGCCGGCCGAGCACGCCGCCGAGATCGCGCAGCTCTACGCCGACACGCAGCTCGACTCGCTGCGGCAGGCACTGTTCCTGGTGTTCGCGCTCACGGTGCTCGGTGCGCTGCTCTCGCGCGGTCTCCCGTCGACGATCGCGCCGACGGCCGAGCCGAAGGTTACCGGGGCGGAGTCTGGCACCACGAGATAG
- a CDS encoding SCO7613 C-terminal domain-containing membrane protein, whose product MSSSPHTPSSWPSSAELLADPHHCPWCFSGLTGATCSACGLLVVDEEAPRVLELGRTMLACEQERRRLLAGIRQRSDALVAAAVEVHSTDSMFADDGSETIVAAAPTVSTTTTGSDPLAVLVDASAASTPAPAVMPTPPRLPAPSATPSPKKRRLTVPVVLLIVGVSLVGIAAIFFLTLAWFVAGIGVRALIIGGITLATIVGASLLRRRQLTATAEALAVLGVLLLALDAWAVRANDLFNAGGTDPLVYAGASAIVVAVVCRIWARLSGLRAPDLTAVLALLAGIALIVAGMVALPTGEALLIGLLGAAVGGLAHSLPAPWSSARRDAVLEREVLAWAGVAALAAAAIASVAVAPNEVSVPLWSAVAIALIAAAYTVLSVRASDASRLPSARILVGAVSSVGAVTLAGAGWQAALRSDEPVYALLLAPLLPVVVAVALDVLRRRLPILTPATIAAASVAALSTVVVFAVWLAEAYAVIAGGWHVWATDPFLVPAALVPVVLAPALPVIVAAAIAILFALAPGLGAPRVRDARLVAAASLVLAATARTGVPIVLVGSALVIAALAVWGLSRRPSRLHARIGWGVTAGAATITAYVAATATPWLWAIAVVAALVVPIAAAVVTRAAAPASAILAVTSIGAAAASALLAPAAIAAAMGVTADPGATLPLVQWIALVSLGIAAFAPLARLVRTAVAAAALALLAVSLTSLVLPPAPTGSVAALLGEPWAAIARGILITALLSAVAIGRTRIDASARIAAAFFVAGAAGGAAAAIASVAGATDATALTVGVTAAAVPAVAAIVALRVTAPSTEELRARLALDLGTVAVFAATSWQLSTPQVAWELAAITAALLAASATRGWAAPRAAAVSGFPTAPGEGAALTQAPRRLLVWAAIGAAWLALLQWLAIALGDGVALQVEAFTLAPAIALLVWAGALTWLRRHLEAAIAVGLSFGVGLFVPAASSAGDEGPRLGIYVAVAGVLCLALAWSPLRRLVAASVTGATVALFAVAMASVTLVTPISEPTIAWIAVPAAVALLAAVPFARNGSAAQKVFAQTAPPITLAIGASMVALAASGVWGTTAGAATITAALALLLAVHVAAAALDALPLAAGARWTSVAGAAAIGVAALPQVDGAVELLSLPIAGALLAGAALAMLRLSRLERPWPAREAAPWLAGLAMAIVPSVIAPLEGPRVWLVIAGGLLAALGIAVIEVAACSRLRAQSVAVLVFGALAMGAHAVIVAPGWDAVLPATVAGAGAVGLGAVVVWMRLDQRTTVAPLLAAAGSTLVVAAVVLRGDGGAPFTAVTAAVAAAVAVAAAAVLGMRDWQRWAAATAIGATAVALSTITVRFVAVADPLRHGLEPDVWATCAAGIVAAVTVSALRAGSSARVAGIARIGFSLSVAVFAAAELALLLAPGGDSAVRAAIVMAVLSVAGVIGYIARARVGEALLRTAVASAVLFAAAALFLAGTSPVEVLTVAPALALTAVGARHLQLHSTARSWPTLGPGLALLTVPSLLHDFTGSDLWRIVGLGVVAVALIVVGAVRHLQAPLVIGSAVVLLHALAQLWPWISANYSAVPWWLWLGTGGALLIALAARYEKNMRAMRGAVTAVTGLR is encoded by the coding sequence ATGTCGTCGTCACCCCACACACCATCGTCTTGGCCGTCGTCGGCGGAACTGCTCGCCGACCCGCACCACTGCCCGTGGTGCTTCAGCGGGCTCACCGGCGCAACGTGCTCCGCGTGCGGCCTGCTGGTGGTCGACGAGGAGGCCCCGCGCGTGCTCGAGCTCGGACGCACGATGCTCGCGTGCGAGCAGGAGCGCCGCCGCCTGCTCGCCGGCATCCGGCAGCGCTCCGACGCCCTCGTCGCGGCGGCGGTCGAGGTGCATTCCACCGACAGCATGTTCGCCGATGACGGCTCTGAGACGATCGTCGCCGCGGCGCCGACGGTGTCCACCACCACGACGGGCTCCGACCCGCTCGCGGTGCTCGTCGACGCGTCCGCCGCATCGACCCCGGCCCCGGCCGTGATGCCGACCCCGCCCCGGCTGCCGGCGCCGTCGGCCACCCCATCGCCGAAGAAGCGGCGCCTCACGGTCCCGGTCGTGCTCCTCATCGTCGGGGTGTCGCTCGTGGGCATCGCCGCGATCTTCTTCCTGACGCTCGCCTGGTTCGTCGCCGGCATCGGGGTACGGGCGCTGATCATCGGCGGAATCACGCTCGCCACGATCGTCGGCGCGTCTCTGCTTCGTCGGCGCCAGCTCACCGCGACAGCCGAGGCACTCGCCGTGCTTGGCGTCCTGCTGCTGGCGCTCGACGCCTGGGCCGTGCGCGCCAACGACCTGTTCAACGCGGGCGGAACCGACCCGCTCGTCTACGCCGGGGCTTCGGCGATCGTCGTCGCGGTGGTCTGCCGGATCTGGGCACGGCTCTCAGGGCTGCGTGCTCCCGACCTCACCGCCGTCCTCGCCCTGCTCGCCGGCATCGCCCTCATCGTCGCCGGCATGGTGGCCCTCCCCACGGGGGAGGCGCTCCTGATCGGGCTCCTCGGTGCGGCAGTCGGCGGCCTCGCCCACTCCCTGCCGGCGCCGTGGTCGTCTGCTCGCCGCGATGCCGTCCTCGAGCGCGAGGTGCTCGCCTGGGCTGGCGTCGCCGCCTTGGCAGCCGCGGCGATCGCTTCGGTCGCCGTCGCGCCGAACGAGGTGAGCGTGCCGCTGTGGTCGGCGGTCGCGATCGCCCTCATCGCCGCCGCGTACACGGTGCTGTCGGTGCGCGCGAGCGACGCATCGCGGCTGCCGAGCGCGCGCATCCTGGTCGGTGCGGTCTCGAGCGTCGGCGCGGTCACGCTCGCCGGAGCGGGATGGCAGGCCGCCCTCCGCAGCGACGAGCCCGTCTACGCCCTCCTGCTTGCGCCGCTTCTTCCCGTCGTCGTCGCCGTCGCCCTCGACGTGCTCCGCCGGCGCCTGCCGATCCTCACGCCGGCGACGATCGCGGCGGCATCCGTCGCAGCGCTCAGCACCGTGGTGGTCTTCGCGGTCTGGCTCGCGGAGGCGTATGCCGTGATCGCCGGCGGATGGCACGTGTGGGCGACCGACCCCTTCCTCGTGCCCGCGGCCCTCGTGCCCGTGGTCCTCGCGCCGGCGCTGCCGGTGATCGTCGCCGCCGCGATCGCGATCCTCTTCGCGCTCGCACCGGGCCTCGGCGCTCCGCGGGTCCGCGACGCACGTCTCGTCGCGGCTGCGTCCCTGGTCCTCGCGGCGACCGCGCGCACGGGAGTGCCGATCGTGCTGGTCGGCTCCGCCCTCGTGATCGCCGCTCTGGCGGTCTGGGGCCTGTCGCGCCGTCCCTCCCGCCTGCACGCGCGCATCGGCTGGGGTGTCACCGCGGGTGCGGCCACGATCACTGCATACGTCGCGGCGACCGCGACGCCGTGGCTGTGGGCGATCGCCGTCGTCGCCGCCCTGGTGGTTCCGATCGCCGCCGCGGTCGTGACCCGCGCGGCCGCACCGGCGTCAGCGATCCTCGCCGTGACCTCGATCGGAGCGGCCGCGGCGTCGGCCCTGCTCGCGCCCGCGGCGATCGCCGCCGCGATGGGCGTAACGGCCGACCCTGGTGCGACCCTGCCTCTCGTGCAGTGGATCGCACTCGTCTCGCTCGGCATCGCCGCCTTCGCCCCGCTCGCGCGCCTCGTGCGCACCGCGGTCGCGGCTGCCGCGTTGGCGCTGCTGGCTGTGTCGCTGACCTCTCTCGTGCTCCCCCCGGCACCGACCGGGTCCGTCGCGGCGCTCCTCGGCGAGCCCTGGGCGGCGATCGCGCGCGGCATCCTGATCACGGCGCTGCTCAGCGCGGTCGCGATCGGGCGCACGCGGATCGACGCGTCCGCACGCATCGCGGCGGCATTCTTCGTCGCGGGCGCGGCAGGCGGGGCAGCTGCGGCAATCGCATCAGTCGCCGGGGCGACGGATGCGACAGCGCTCACTGTCGGTGTGACCGCGGCGGCGGTCCCCGCAGTCGCCGCCATCGTCGCCCTGCGCGTCACCGCTCCCTCCACCGAGGAGCTCCGCGCGCGGCTCGCCCTCGACCTCGGGACGGTCGCCGTCTTCGCCGCCACGAGCTGGCAACTGTCCACACCGCAGGTCGCGTGGGAGCTGGCGGCGATCACGGCCGCCCTCCTGGCCGCCTCGGCGACGCGGGGCTGGGCCGCGCCGCGCGCGGCCGCGGTCTCGGGGTTCCCGACCGCACCGGGCGAAGGGGCCGCGCTGACGCAGGCTCCGCGGCGCCTCCTCGTCTGGGCGGCGATCGGTGCCGCCTGGCTCGCGCTGCTGCAGTGGCTCGCGATCGCGCTCGGCGACGGTGTCGCGCTGCAGGTGGAGGCGTTCACGCTCGCTCCGGCGATCGCGCTTCTCGTTTGGGCGGGCGCCCTCACCTGGCTGCGGCGCCACCTCGAGGCGGCGATCGCGGTCGGGCTCTCGTTCGGCGTCGGGCTGTTCGTGCCCGCGGCGAGCAGCGCCGGTGACGAGGGGCCGCGCCTCGGCATCTACGTCGCGGTCGCCGGGGTGCTCTGCCTGGCGCTCGCCTGGAGCCCGCTGCGGCGGCTCGTCGCGGCATCCGTCACCGGCGCCACCGTCGCGCTGTTCGCCGTGGCGATGGCTTCGGTCACGCTCGTGACACCCATCAGCGAGCCGACCATCGCCTGGATCGCGGTGCCGGCTGCCGTCGCCCTGCTCGCTGCAGTGCCGTTCGCCCGCAACGGCTCGGCGGCCCAGAAGGTGTTCGCCCAGACGGCGCCTCCGATCACGCTGGCGATCGGCGCCTCGATGGTCGCCCTGGCTGCGAGCGGGGTATGGGGAACCACGGCAGGCGCGGCGACGATCACCGCCGCCCTCGCGCTGCTCCTCGCCGTGCACGTCGCCGCCGCCGCGCTCGACGCGCTGCCGCTCGCGGCGGGCGCGCGCTGGACCTCCGTGGCCGGCGCCGCGGCCATCGGGGTCGCCGCACTGCCGCAGGTCGACGGAGCGGTCGAGCTCCTCAGCCTCCCGATCGCCGGTGCCCTTCTCGCGGGCGCCGCGCTCGCGATGCTGCGACTCTCCCGTCTGGAGCGGCCGTGGCCCGCGCGCGAGGCCGCCCCGTGGCTCGCCGGACTCGCGATGGCGATCGTACCGAGCGTGATCGCGCCACTCGAGGGGCCTCGGGTCTGGCTCGTGATCGCCGGCGGACTGCTCGCCGCGCTCGGCATCGCGGTGATCGAGGTCGCCGCATGCTCGCGCCTGCGCGCGCAGTCGGTGGCGGTGCTGGTGTTCGGCGCCCTGGCGATGGGCGCGCACGCCGTGATCGTCGCGCCGGGCTGGGATGCCGTGCTCCCGGCGACCGTCGCCGGTGCAGGGGCCGTCGGGCTCGGTGCCGTGGTCGTCTGGATGCGCCTCGACCAGCGCACCACGGTGGCGCCGCTCCTCGCGGCGGCGGGCTCCACCCTGGTGGTCGCGGCGGTCGTGCTCCGCGGCGACGGGGGTGCGCCGTTCACCGCGGTCACCGCTGCAGTCGCTGCCGCGGTCGCCGTCGCCGCGGCGGCCGTGCTGGGGATGCGCGACTGGCAGCGCTGGGCTGCGGCCACCGCGATCGGGGCGACGGCGGTCGCGCTCTCGACGATCACCGTGCGCTTCGTGGCGGTCGCCGACCCGCTGCGGCACGGTCTCGAGCCCGACGTGTGGGCGACGTGCGCGGCGGGCATCGTCGCGGCCGTCACCGTGTCGGCTCTCCGCGCCGGCTCGTCGGCTCGTGTCGCCGGCATCGCACGGATCGGGTTCTCGCTGAGCGTCGCGGTCTTCGCAGCCGCCGAGCTCGCGCTCCTCCTCGCACCCGGCGGAGACAGCGCCGTGCGTGCGGCGATCGTGATGGCGGTGCTGAGCGTCGCCGGGGTCATCGGGTACATCGCGCGGGCGCGGGTCGGCGAGGCGCTCCTGCGCACCGCCGTCGCGTCGGCGGTCCTCTTCGCCGCGGCGGCACTGTTCCTCGCCGGCACGAGCCCGGTCGAGGTGCTCACAGTCGCACCGGCACTCGCGCTCACCGCCGTCGGCGCCCGCCATCTGCAGCTGCACAGCACTGCCCGCTCCTGGCCGACGCTCGGCCCGGGTCTGGCGCTGCTCACTGTGCCGTCGCTCCTCCACGACTTCACCGGCAGCGACCTGTGGCGCATCGTCGGCCTGGGCGTCGTCGCGGTCGCGCTGATCGTCGTCGGCGCCGTCCGGCATCTGCAGGCGCCGCTCGTCATCGGCTCGGCCGTGGTGCTGCTCCACGCCCTCGCACAGCTGTGGCCGTGGATCAGCGCGAACTACTCCGCCGTGCCGTGGTGGCTGTGGCTGGGCACCGGCGGTGCCCTGCTGATCGCGCTGGCGGCGCGCTACGAGAAGAACATGCGCGCGATGCGCGGCGCCGTCACGGCGGTCACGGGCCTGCGCTGA
- a CDS encoding alpha/beta hydrolase, translated as MPLDPFFAERLRVHRRYMFDQVITGARVRAASLWPFRRPGAGENVTRSLTPSSGAAGDGLAPHARARAKHRRAALGWDRTQLREHGIAGPDVRTSEHRIEVDGVVPFRVRVYHPAGADRGPVPAVLSFFGGAFRIGGIDYPSTDAAHRRRAADAGVAVVAVDYALAPEHRYPVQIEQGYAALRWLFAQAESLGVDPERIGVAGTSAGANIAAVVTLLQRDRGGPALRLQVLEVPVVDLTGRHLDLGATRALGIPSVLALRELRSIARTYLAEERHARDAYASPLRAETHAGLPPAVILTAEYDPLRRDGDAYGGALRDAGVEASVVRYQGGTHDTALFGRSLASARRWHDDVVSALRRLHD; from the coding sequence ATGCCGCTGGACCCGTTCTTCGCGGAGCGACTGCGCGTGCACCGGCGCTACATGTTCGACCAGGTGATCACGGGGGCGCGGGTACGGGCGGCATCCCTCTGGCCCTTCCGCAGACCCGGCGCCGGCGAGAACGTGACACGGTCGCTCACCCCCTCTTCGGGCGCTGCAGGCGACGGCCTCGCACCTCACGCCCGCGCTCGGGCGAAGCACCGTCGCGCCGCGCTCGGCTGGGACCGCACGCAGCTGCGCGAACACGGCATCGCGGGGCCAGACGTGCGCACGAGCGAGCACCGCATCGAGGTCGACGGCGTCGTGCCCTTCCGGGTGCGGGTCTACCACCCGGCTGGGGCCGATCGCGGCCCGGTGCCGGCCGTGCTGTCGTTCTTCGGCGGAGCTTTCCGCATCGGCGGGATCGACTACCCGTCGACGGATGCCGCTCATCGGCGCCGCGCGGCCGACGCGGGAGTGGCTGTGGTCGCCGTGGACTACGCCCTCGCCCCCGAGCACCGCTACCCGGTCCAGATCGAGCAGGGGTACGCGGCGCTGCGGTGGCTCTTCGCGCAGGCGGAATCTCTCGGCGTCGACCCGGAGCGCATCGGCGTGGCCGGCACCTCCGCGGGCGCGAACATCGCCGCCGTGGTCACCCTGCTGCAGCGCGATCGGGGCGGACCCGCGCTCCGGCTGCAGGTCCTCGAGGTGCCCGTGGTCGACCTCACGGGGCGGCACCTCGACCTCGGCGCGACGCGTGCCCTCGGCATCCCGAGCGTCCTGGCGCTGCGCGAGCTCCGCTCCATCGCCCGCACCTACCTCGCCGAGGAGCGGCATGCCCGCGACGCGTACGCCTCGCCGCTGCGGGCTGAGACTCACGCGGGGCTGCCGCCGGCGGTGATCCTGACAGCCGAGTACGATCCGCTGCGCCGTGACGGCGATGCGTACGGCGGGGCGCTGCGCGACGCAGGCGTCGAGGCGAGCGTCGTGCGCTATCAGGGCGGCACGCACGACACGGCGCTGTTCGGCCGGTCGCTCGCCTCAGCCCGGCGCTGGCACGATGACGTCGTGAGCGCGCTGCGGCGTCTGCACGACTGA
- a CDS encoding TIGR03943 family putative permease subunit, with product MSSTSSRAGAIGTRWLGVGLASALSVVTLGLAVTGRLGLYINPDSTWFAVSMSIFVLAGAVGSFALPLGAEADHGHDHGDDHAPHVEGGGSHGGDDRPRHGPSAFGLAATVTGGVVASGVVVLTLVLPPASLSAELAMSRDVGAPPLFAGQDAVTLATTGDTSAFGVGEWASVFATTTNPEAFDGDPVELTGFVTPGDDGDFDLSRLVITHCVIDAQPASIPVLDESLPATGQWVTVTGTVRSSSDGRLAIVATGVEQIDEPEDPYEY from the coding sequence TTGTCTAGTACCTCCTCGAGGGCCGGAGCGATCGGCACCCGGTGGCTGGGCGTCGGTCTCGCGTCGGCGCTCTCGGTCGTGACGCTGGGGCTCGCCGTCACGGGCCGCCTGGGGCTGTACATCAACCCCGATTCGACGTGGTTCGCGGTGTCGATGTCGATCTTCGTGCTCGCCGGAGCCGTCGGCTCGTTCGCGCTGCCGCTCGGCGCCGAGGCCGACCACGGGCACGACCACGGCGACGACCACGCCCCCCACGTCGAGGGCGGGGGGTCGCACGGCGGCGATGACCGCCCGCGCCACGGCCCGTCGGCCTTCGGGCTCGCCGCGACCGTCACGGGCGGCGTCGTCGCTTCGGGAGTGGTCGTCCTCACCCTGGTGCTGCCCCCCGCGTCGCTCTCGGCCGAGCTCGCCATGTCGCGCGATGTGGGGGCGCCGCCGCTGTTCGCGGGGCAGGATGCCGTGACCCTGGCCACGACGGGCGACACGTCGGCCTTCGGAGTCGGCGAGTGGGCGTCGGTGTTCGCGACGACGACCAACCCCGAGGCGTTCGACGGCGATCCCGTGGAGCTCACCGGGTTCGTCACCCCCGGCGACGACGGCGACTTCGACCTGTCGCGGCTCGTGATCACCCACTGCGTGATCGATGCGCAGCCCGCGAGCATCCCCGTGCTCGACGAGTCTCTGCCCGCGACCGGCCAGTGGGTGACGGTGACCGGCACGGTGCGCTCGAGCTCGGACGGGCGCCTCGCGATCGTGGCGACCGGGGTCGAGCAGATCGACGAGCCCGAGGACCCGTATGAGTACTGA
- a CDS encoding DNA-3-methyladenine glycosylase: MTARGLRRATRGDLARLPLEVAPLLLGAHLTTIVGGDRVVVRLTEVEAYHGRGTGDVPDPGSHARMGRTARNATMWGEPGHLYVYLSHGIHSCVNVVCGPAGVAGGVLLRGGEVIEGQDAATRRRPAARTPRDLARGPGRLGDAVGLRHPRHDGIDAITGDPLHGAVALLELSEPVVDVATGPRVGVAGDAGTDAFPWRFWIAGDPTVSVFRWGRGAGPAAGPAPRPGVSAGP, translated from the coding sequence ATGACCGCACGCGGGCTGCGACGCGCGACGCGCGGGGACCTCGCCCGCCTCCCCCTCGAGGTGGCGCCGCTGCTCCTCGGAGCTCACCTGACCACGATCGTGGGCGGCGACCGGGTGGTCGTCCGGCTCACCGAGGTCGAGGCGTACCACGGCCGCGGCACGGGCGACGTTCCCGACCCGGGATCGCACGCGCGGATGGGACGGACCGCCCGCAACGCCACCATGTGGGGTGAGCCCGGGCACCTCTACGTGTACCTCAGCCACGGCATCCACTCGTGTGTGAACGTCGTGTGCGGGCCGGCGGGCGTCGCGGGCGGTGTGCTGCTGCGCGGCGGTGAGGTGATCGAGGGGCAGGATGCCGCCACCCGGCGCCGCCCGGCCGCGCGCACGCCGCGCGACCTCGCCCGCGGACCGGGTCGGCTCGGAGACGCGGTAGGTCTGCGGCATCCGCGCCATGACGGCATCGACGCGATCACGGGCGACCCGCTCCACGGGGCGGTGGCGCTGCTCGAGCTGTCGGAGCCGGTCGTCGACGTCGCAACGGGGCCGCGCGTCGGGGTGGCCGGCGACGCGGGGACGGATGCCTTCCCCTGGCGCTTCTGGATCGCCGGCGACCCGACCGTGTCGGTGTTCCGCTGGGGGCGCGGAGCGGGCCCGGCCGCCGGACCCGCTCCACGCCCCGGAGTCAGCGCAGGCCCGTGA
- the rpmG gene encoding 50S ribosomal protein L33 codes for MAKKAQDVRPIIKLRSTAGTGYTYVTRKNRRNNPDRIVLKKYDPVIRKHVEFREER; via the coding sequence ATGGCCAAGAAGGCACAGGACGTCCGTCCGATCATCAAGCTGCGTTCGACCGCGGGCACCGGTTACACCTACGTGACCCGCAAGAACCGCCGCAACAACCCCGACCGCATCGTGCTCAAGAAGTACGACCCGGTCATCCGCAAGCACGTCGAATTCCGAGAGGAGCGCTGA
- the rpmB gene encoding 50S ribosomal protein L28: MAAVCQVTGAVPGFGHNISHSHRRTKRRFDPNVQKKTYFVPSLGRNIKLNVSAKGIKVIDARGIEAVVRDLQAKGVKL, from the coding sequence ATGGCAGCAGTGTGCCAGGTGACTGGAGCAGTTCCCGGCTTCGGTCACAACATCTCGCACTCGCACCGCCGGACGAAGCGCCGCTTCGACCCGAACGTGCAGAAGAAGACCTACTTCGTTCCGTCGCTGGGTCGCAACATCAAGCTGAACGTTTCGGCCAAGGGCATCAAGGTCATCGACGCTCGCGGCATCGAGGCGGTCGTGCGTGACCTCCAGGCGAAGGGTGTGAAGCTCTAA